In Planctomycetota bacterium, the following are encoded in one genomic region:
- a CDS encoding purine-nucleoside phosphorylase, translating into MMSLYERVQEAAAVVRRVAPETPQVAIIPGTGLDGILERIEKEHEVPFEEIPGFAATTATTHKATLVFGRLGGKRVVATGGRHHIYEGYSAEEVTFPTRVLRALGAGVLIVSNAAGGMNPRYGLGDIMLLEDHINLMGVNPLIGAGDERLGPRFPDMCQPYSRRLLDLAERVALAEGIKVHQGVYVAVSGPNLETRAEYRFLRAIGADCVGMSTVPEVIVGVQVGFEILGLTCVTDRCLPDALEPADIGRIIATAQAAAPRLTRLVERVIAEC; encoded by the coding sequence ATCATGAGCCTGTACGAGCGCGTGCAAGAGGCCGCGGCTGTGGTGAGGCGAGTCGCTCCCGAGACCCCGCAGGTGGCCATTATCCCGGGCACCGGCCTCGACGGCATCCTGGAACGGATCGAGAAAGAGCACGAGGTGCCGTTCGAGGAAATCCCTGGCTTCGCGGCGACCACGGCCACCACGCACAAGGCCACGCTGGTCTTCGGGCGCCTGGGCGGCAAGCGCGTGGTGGCCACCGGCGGGCGCCACCACATCTACGAGGGATATAGCGCGGAGGAGGTCACCTTCCCGACCCGCGTGCTGCGGGCGCTGGGTGCAGGCGTCCTCATCGTCTCGAATGCCGCAGGGGGGATGAATCCGCGCTATGGGTTGGGCGATATCATGCTGCTCGAGGACCACATCAACCTGATGGGCGTCAACCCCCTGATCGGCGCCGGCGATGAGCGGCTGGGGCCTCGCTTCCCCGACATGTGCCAGCCCTACAGCCGCCGGCTGCTCGACCTGGCCGAGCGGGTGGCGCTGGCCGAGGGCATCAAGGTGCACCAGGGGGTCTACGTGGCGGTGAGCGGCCCGAACCTGGAGACCCGAGCCGAGTACCGCTTCCTGCGGGCCATCGGCGCCGACTGCGTCGGCATGTCCACCGTTCCAGAGGTCATCGTGGGGGTACAGGTGGGCTTTGAGATACTGGGCCTGACGTGCGTCACCGATCGGTGCCTGCCGGATGCACTGGAGCCGGCCGACATCGGCCGGATCATCGCCACCGCCCAGGCGGCCGCGCCCAGGCTCACGCGACTCGTCGAGCGAGTCATCGCCGAGTGTTGA
- a CDS encoding DUF167 family protein — MPLVSACEGGVHLGVRAQPKASRNAIVGRLGDRLKIAVTAAPTSGKANEALAAVVAEALGVRRSAVAVVAGHASRDKVVRVAGLGTDEARRRIDTLLASRAR; from the coding sequence ATGCCCCTGGTAAGTGCCTGCGAGGGCGGCGTGCATCTGGGTGTGCGGGCCCAGCCGAAGGCGTCGCGGAACGCGATCGTGGGAAGGCTGGGGGACCGATTGAAGATCGCTGTCACGGCGGCGCCGACCTCGGGTAAGGCCAATGAAGCGCTGGCGGCCGTGGTGGCGGAGGCGCTGGGCGTGCGGCGCTCGGCGGTCGCCGTGGTCGCCGGGCACGCCTCGCGCGACAAAGTGGTGCGGGTGGCCGGTCTGGGGACCGACGAAGCCCGCCGCCGCATAGATACGCTGCTGGCCTCCCGAGCGCGGTGA
- a CDS encoding FHA domain-containing serine/threonine-protein kinase, protein MAKLYVERGPLRGSELPLAEGKTYTLGRSSSCALSLPDTLASREHASVTVKDGHVYVRDLGSSNGTFLNSQPLTKPQEMKLGDQLEIGDTLLSLLSEEERRTTGGLVGREIAGYKILERVGRGGMGTVYRAYQKSLDRIVAFKVLSPSLAWDKEFTQRFAAEVRSAARLAHPNVVRALDVGEEGPIHYFCMEFMPGGSIDDWIERDGRVAPDRALPMLLDIARGLAYAEEQGVVHRDIKPENLMLDEHGVAKIVDLGIACEGKGGRGAAQSEGVFGTAHYIAPEQAAGERIDSRADIYGLGATAYHMLSGRTLFSGESQSEIMAKHVEEDPEPLDQVAPWVPRSLCAVVMKMLEKDPAARYASARELIEALENIASGAAAVRRPIALQKVGKITALTDKPKTNRFERQRKNRLMILCVIGGLVALALLLLLITRL, encoded by the coding sequence GTGGCGAAGCTGTACGTCGAGCGCGGCCCGCTGCGAGGCAGCGAGTTGCCGCTGGCCGAAGGCAAGACTTACACCCTCGGGCGCAGTTCCTCTTGCGCCCTCTCCCTGCCCGACACGCTGGCCTCGCGCGAGCACGCGAGCGTCACCGTCAAGGACGGCCACGTCTACGTCCGCGATCTGGGCAGCAGCAACGGCACGTTCCTCAACAGCCAGCCGCTCACCAAGCCGCAGGAGATGAAGCTCGGCGACCAGCTCGAGATCGGCGATACGCTGCTCTCGCTGCTCTCGGAAGAGGAACGCCGTACGACGGGCGGCCTCGTGGGACGCGAGATCGCCGGCTACAAGATCCTCGAACGCGTGGGGCGCGGCGGCATGGGCACCGTCTACCGCGCCTACCAGAAGTCGCTGGACCGAATCGTGGCATTCAAGGTGCTGTCGCCAAGCCTGGCGTGGGACAAGGAGTTCACCCAGCGGTTTGCGGCCGAGGTGCGCTCGGCGGCCCGGCTCGCGCATCCGAACGTCGTGCGCGCGCTGGACGTGGGTGAGGAGGGGCCGATCCACTATTTCTGCATGGAGTTCATGCCGGGCGGGAGCATTGACGACTGGATCGAGCGCGACGGCCGCGTGGCCCCCGACCGAGCCCTCCCGATGCTGCTGGACATTGCGCGTGGCCTGGCCTACGCCGAGGAGCAGGGCGTGGTGCACCGCGACATCAAGCCCGAGAACCTGATGCTCGACGAGCACGGCGTGGCGAAGATCGTGGACCTCGGCATCGCCTGCGAGGGCAAGGGGGGCCGGGGCGCCGCCCAGTCCGAGGGCGTGTTTGGCACGGCCCACTACATCGCGCCCGAACAGGCGGCTGGAGAACGGATCGACTCCCGGGCCGACATCTACGGCCTGGGCGCGACCGCCTACCACATGCTCTCGGGACGCACGCTGTTCTCCGGCGAGTCGCAGTCTGAGATCATGGCCAAACATGTCGAAGAAGACCCCGAGCCGCTCGACCAGGTGGCGCCCTGGGTGCCGCGGAGCCTGTGCGCCGTGGTGATGAAGATGCTGGAGAAAGACCCCGCCGCGCGCTACGCGTCCGCGCGGGAACTGATCGAAGCCCTTGAGAACATCGCATCGGGCGCCGCGGCGGTGAGGCGGCCGATCGCGCTCCAGAAGGTGGGCAAGATCACGGCACTCACCGACAAGCCGAAGACAAACCGGTTCGAACGCCAGCGCAAGAACCGACTGATGATCCTGTGCGTGATCGGGGGCCTCGTGGCGCTGGCTCTTCTCCTGCTCCTGATCACTCGGCTCTGA
- a CDS encoding CsgG/HfaB family protein, protein MRGFGAGCLIVLIAVAQMGCDSFQRMMEPSATVTGGTNTGTIDQIQAEAYNGPKARIAVLDFEQKAGQGYGRLGDGMSDMLATELLNTNRFIVLERQKLAGVLAEQDLARAGRVQPGTGAATGQVEGAELLVTGAITEFEPNYQGGGLGIGGGSFGHHHGGIGGVGLGLKQAYVALDLRVIDTRTSRIVAATTVTGKASDVGIGIGGVGFGHHSMLGGGLGVFRNTPMEKAVRTCLAQAVAFVISRTPANYYHFSDAGQPTQPGAMTPGGVSPTVVTPTVVTPTVVQPTVVQPGPPTPPPVPPPPQPVTQPQPGALTPTVYVAFATVNLYEKPDANSAQVASAAKGVVLKVQAEEGTWYFVALPDGKTGWVLKAFTTPNAPQP, encoded by the coding sequence ATGAGGGGATTTGGTGCGGGATGCCTGATCGTGCTCATCGCCGTGGCGCAGATGGGCTGTGACAGCTTCCAGCGCATGATGGAGCCGTCTGCCACAGTGACCGGGGGCACGAACACAGGCACGATTGACCAGATTCAGGCCGAAGCCTACAACGGTCCCAAGGCGCGCATCGCCGTGCTGGACTTCGAGCAGAAGGCGGGCCAGGGCTATGGGCGCCTGGGCGATGGCATGTCCGACATGCTGGCAACCGAGCTGTTGAACACCAATCGCTTCATCGTGCTGGAGCGGCAGAAACTTGCGGGTGTGCTGGCCGAACAGGACCTCGCCCGCGCCGGGCGCGTGCAGCCGGGCACCGGCGCCGCTACAGGGCAGGTGGAAGGCGCCGAACTGCTGGTGACCGGCGCCATCACCGAGTTCGAGCCGAACTACCAGGGTGGCGGCCTCGGCATCGGCGGCGGCAGCTTCGGCCACCACCACGGCGGCATCGGCGGCGTGGGCCTCGGCCTCAAGCAGGCCTATGTGGCGCTGGACCTTCGGGTGATTGACACGCGGACCTCGCGCATCGTCGCCGCGACAACCGTCACCGGCAAGGCCTCCGATGTCGGCATCGGCATCGGGGGAGTCGGCTTCGGCCACCACAGCATGCTCGGCGGCGGCCTGGGTGTCTTCCGCAACACGCCGATGGAGAAGGCCGTCCGCACCTGCCTGGCGCAGGCCGTGGCCTTCGTCATCTCGCGGACGCCAGCGAACTACTACCACTTCAGCGACGCGGGCCAACCCACGCAGCCGGGCGCGATGACGCCCGGCGGCGTCAGTCCCACTGTGGTGACGCCCACCGTGGTGACCCCGACCGTCGTGCAGCCGACGGTGGTACAGCCGGGGCCGCCGACGCCTCCCCCTGTCCCGCCGCCTCCGCAGCCTGTCACGCAGCCCCAGCCAGGGGCGCTGACCCCCACCGTGTACGTGGCCTTCGCGACCGTGAACCTGTACGAGAAGCCTGATGCGAATTCGGCCCAGGTGGCAAGCGCGGCGAAGGGCGTGGTCCTCAAGGTGCAGGCCGAGGAGGGCACCTGGTACTTCGTCGCTTTGCCCGATGGCAAGACCGGTTGGGTGCTGAAGGCCTTCACGACGCCGAATGCGCCGCAGCCGTAA
- a CDS encoding PD-(D/E)XK nuclease family protein has translation MAELRNEFAWSKSRDEAFRTCPRQYYYQYYGSWRGWEATAPERTRQLYMLKQLKTRPIWAGERVHECIEHSLKNLSRGIAVLSPDRIIEVTLSQMRDDYRSSQQGTYRKKPKSCALFEHEYGVPVAREQWVQTADDVRECLHNFYTSELFAQLRAVPREDWLQIEELDKFALDDVRVWAKIDCSFRQGAAVRIYDWKTGRSLAEQNTLQLVCYTLYAQAKWGTAIENVLPAEFYLLVNRTQEYRLRAADIDDARHYIRASVADMRSLLADVPRNEPLAEAAFEKTENVRSCLRCNFLRPCRPELVPRLRRDESGPPGDGGDH, from the coding sequence TTGGCTGAACTGAGAAACGAATTCGCCTGGTCGAAGAGCCGGGACGAGGCGTTCAGGACCTGCCCGCGCCAGTACTATTACCAGTACTACGGTTCCTGGCGCGGATGGGAGGCGACGGCCCCCGAGCGCACGCGGCAGCTCTACATGCTCAAGCAGCTCAAGACGCGCCCCATCTGGGCGGGCGAACGCGTGCACGAGTGCATCGAGCACTCGCTGAAGAACCTGAGCCGGGGCATCGCTGTGCTCAGCCCCGACCGGATCATTGAGGTCACGCTCTCGCAGATGCGCGACGACTATCGCTCGTCGCAGCAGGGCACCTACAGGAAGAAACCGAAGTCCTGCGCCCTCTTCGAGCACGAGTATGGTGTGCCCGTGGCGCGTGAACAGTGGGTGCAGACGGCCGACGACGTGCGCGAGTGCCTGCACAACTTCTACACGAGCGAGCTCTTCGCCCAATTGCGCGCCGTGCCACGCGAGGACTGGCTCCAGATCGAGGAACTCGACAAGTTCGCACTCGACGACGTCCGCGTGTGGGCGAAGATTGACTGCTCGTTCCGCCAGGGGGCGGCGGTGCGTATCTACGACTGGAAGACAGGGCGCAGCCTGGCCGAGCAGAACACGCTCCAACTCGTCTGCTACACCCTCTACGCGCAGGCGAAGTGGGGAACCGCCATCGAGAACGTCCTGCCTGCGGAGTTCTACCTGCTCGTGAACCGCACGCAGGAATATCGCTTGCGGGCCGCCGACATTGACGACGCAAGGCACTACATCCGCGCCAGCGTGGCCGACATGCGGTCGCTGCTGGCCGACGTGCCGCGCAACGAGCCCCTGGCCGAAGCGGCCTTCGAGAAGACCGAAAACGTGCGGTCGTGCCTGCGATGCAACTTCCTCCGACCGTGCCGTCCGGAACTGGTGCCGCGGCTCCGGCGCGACGAGTCCGGGCCGCCTGGCGATGGCGGGGACCATTGA